The Archocentrus centrarchus isolate MPI-CPG fArcCen1 chromosome 12, fArcCen1, whole genome shotgun sequence genome includes a window with the following:
- the kmt5aa gene encoding N-lysine methyltransferase KMT5A-A, translated as MNGETVCSSHSVTIFSCTKSISSAQDEKTTIRLTQEGKCSPVFSFQNDAQKQEERKTTNAISTTTTEPKADFTENSYSQCSPCWSDEQPSPPQLHCAETCLHSHPGLSLPLSNGLAHSLLHTNNGSALHSHQRRGTRVKVIGKKSTRRMLGGENSQNRKVTDFYPVRRSSRKSKTELKCEQKKLIDDLITNGIEEGMEVQHIEGKGRAVFATRCFQKGDYVVEYHGDLLQITDAKKREAEYAQNPATGCYMYYFQYLCKTYCVDATKETGRMGRLINHSKNGNCQTKLHDINGVPHLILIASRNIDKGEELLYDYGDRSKASIAAHPWLKY; from the exons ATGAACGGG GAAACTGTATGCAGTAGCCATTCAGTCACCATCTTTAGCTGCACCAAGTCCATATCATCAGCTCAAGATGAAAAGACCACCATCAGGCTGACACAGGAGGGAAAGTGCTCTCCAGTTTTCTCCTTTCAGAATGATGCCCAGAAGCAGGAAGAAA GAAAGACAACGAATGCCATCAGCACAACAACGACAGAACCAAAGGCAGATTTCACAGAGAACAGTTACAGCCAGTGTTCACCCTGCTGGTCAGATGAACAGCCGTCACCTCCGCAGCTCCACTGCGCCGAAACCTGCCTTCATTCCCATCCCGGACTCTCCCTCCCCCTCAGCAATGGTTTAGCTCATAGTCTTCTCCACACCAACAATGGCAGCGctctccacagccaccagaGGAGGGGAACCCGGGTCAAGGTCATAGGAAAGAAATCCACCCGAAGAAT GTTAGGAGGGGAAAACTCCCAAAACAGGAAAGTTACTGACTTCTATCCAGTAAGACGAAGCTcaagaaaaagtaaaacagagCTCAAG TGTGAACAAAAGAAGCTCATAGATGATCTCATCACAAATGGAATAGAGGAAGGAATGGAG GTGCAGCATATAGAAGGAAAGGGGAGAGCGGTGTTTGCCACTCGGTGTTTCCAGAAAGGCGATTATGTGGTGGAATATCACGGAGACCTGCTGCAGATCACTGATGCTAAAAAGAGAGAAGCTGAATATGCTCAAAATCCTGCAACCGGCTGCTACATGTACTACTTCCAGTACCTCTGCAAAACATACTG TGTGGATGCTACAAAAGAGACTGGTCGAATGGGTCGGCTGATAAATCACAGTAAAAATGGGAACTGCCAAACCAAACTCCACGACATCAACGGTGTCCCTCACCTCATTCTCATCGCCTCTCGAAACATTGACAAAGGCGAGGAGCTGCTTTATGACTATGGAGACCGCAGCAAAGCCTCCATCGCTGCTCACCCCTGGCTCAAATATTGA